A region of Burkholderiales bacterium JOSHI_001 DNA encodes the following proteins:
- a CDS encoding riboflavin kinase/FMN adenylyltransferase (PFAM: Riboflavin kinase; FAD synthetase~TIGRFAM: riboflavin kinase/FMN adenylyltransferase), which yields MRVIRGLHSSALSAQPWLAKGCAVTIGNFDGVHRGHQAMLALLNNEARHRGLPSCALTFEPHPRDFFARRAGREQDAPARIATLRDKLGELANCGVDLALVLRFDEQLATQSAQTFIDEVLVKRLRARYVLVGDDFRFGARRAGDYAMLDAAGQQHGFDVARMLSYEVHGQRVSSSAVREALAAGDLVHTAALLGRPYSVSGHVLHGRKLGRDLNCRTLNQRFSHWRPAASGIFVVRVRGLGDLPLPGVANLGVRPSVEKGGRVLLETHCLEWPAHLGLDGGYGRIIQVELLHKLHDELRYDSLAALQAGIARDVADARAWVAANPL from the coding sequence ATGCGGGTCATTCGTGGACTTCACTCTTCGGCGCTGAGTGCCCAGCCCTGGCTGGCCAAGGGCTGCGCGGTCACCATCGGCAATTTCGACGGTGTGCACCGCGGCCACCAGGCCATGCTGGCGCTTCTGAACAACGAAGCGCGCCACCGCGGCCTGCCGTCCTGCGCCCTCACCTTCGAGCCCCACCCGCGCGACTTCTTCGCCCGCCGCGCCGGCCGCGAGCAAGACGCCCCGGCGCGCATCGCCACCTTGCGCGACAAGCTGGGCGAACTGGCCAACTGCGGCGTGGACCTGGCCCTGGTGCTGCGCTTCGACGAGCAACTGGCCACGCAAAGTGCACAGACCTTCATCGACGAGGTGCTGGTCAAGCGCCTGCGCGCGCGCTATGTGCTGGTGGGCGACGACTTCCGCTTCGGCGCCCGGCGCGCCGGCGACTACGCCATGCTGGACGCCGCCGGCCAGCAGCATGGCTTCGACGTGGCCCGCATGCTCAGCTACGAGGTGCACGGCCAGCGGGTGTCCAGTTCGGCCGTGCGCGAAGCCCTGGCCGCCGGCGACCTGGTGCACACCGCGGCGCTGCTGGGCCGGCCCTATTCCGTCAGCGGCCATGTGCTGCACGGCCGCAAGCTGGGGCGCGACCTGAACTGCCGCACCCTGAACCAGCGCTTTTCGCACTGGCGGCCGGCCGCCAGCGGCATCTTCGTGGTGCGGGTGCGGGGCCTGGGCGACCTGCCGCTGCCGGGCGTGGCCAACCTGGGCGTGCGGCCCAGCGTGGAAAAGGGCGGGCGGGTGCTGCTGGAAACCCACTGCCTGGAATGGCCCGCGCACCTGGGCCTGGACGGCGGCTACGGCCGCATCATCCAGGTGGAACTGCTGCACAAGCTGCACGACGAACTGCGCTACGACTCGCTGGCCGCGCTGCAGGCCGGCATTGCGCGCGACGTGGCGGACGCAAGGGCCTGGGTGGCGGCGAACCCACTCTGA
- a CDS encoding outer membrane protein V (PFAM: MltA-interacting protein MipA): MPLTSALCRSAAAALCLLAGLPSALAQTAPTAPTAPEPAASAPDVPASAPRPPTRWEGAIGLILHHEPSYSGSGEMVDKAVPAFYLRYGRFTITNASVFVTRRQDDVLRGASADLLRSDTLRVNLALRVDNGRRETASDRLTGLGEVKRTVRGRLSLGWNFAPDWRLSLGLSPDLLGHGGGTSFDAGVVRDFRLGPRSVVSLGTGLTYGNARNLQSYYGVTPEQSARTGYAVYTPGAGLTGTSVSLGWRGDINERWTAFATGSASRMLGPVLDSPIVTGTRNWSVSSGLAWRF; encoded by the coding sequence ATGCCGCTGACATCCGCTTTGTGCCGCAGCGCGGCCGCCGCCCTGTGCCTGCTGGCCGGGCTGCCAAGCGCCCTGGCGCAGACAGCGCCGACCGCGCCGACCGCGCCGGAGCCCGCTGCGTCGGCGCCGGACGTGCCGGCGTCCGCGCCCCGGCCACCCACCCGCTGGGAAGGTGCCATCGGCCTGATCCTGCACCACGAACCCAGCTACTCGGGTTCGGGCGAGATGGTGGACAAGGCGGTGCCGGCCTTCTACCTGCGATATGGCCGCTTCACCATCACCAACGCCAGCGTGTTCGTCACCCGGCGCCAGGATGACGTCCTGCGCGGCGCCTCGGCCGACTTGCTGCGCAGCGACACCTTGCGGGTGAACCTGGCGCTGCGGGTGGACAACGGCCGGCGGGAAACCGCCAGCGACCGCCTGACCGGCCTGGGCGAGGTCAAGCGCACCGTTCGCGGCCGCTTGTCCCTGGGCTGGAACTTCGCGCCCGACTGGCGCCTGAGCCTGGGCCTGTCGCCCGACCTGCTGGGCCACGGTGGCGGAACCTCCTTCGACGCCGGCGTGGTGCGCGACTTCCGCCTGGGGCCCCGCAGCGTGGTGTCGCTGGGCACTGGCCTGACCTACGGCAACGCGCGCAACCTGCAGTCCTACTACGGCGTCACCCCCGAGCAGTCGGCGCGCACCGGCTATGCGGTTTACACGCCGGGAGCGGGCCTGACCGGCACCAGCGTGTCGCTGGGTTGGCGCGGCGACATCAATGAACGCTGGACGGCTTTCGCGACGGGCAGCGCCAGCCGCATGCTGGGCCCGGTGCTGGACAGTCCCATCGTCACCGGCACGCGCAACTGGAGCGTGAGCAGCGGCCTGGCCTGGAGGTTTTGA
- a CDS encoding isoleucyl-tRNA synthetase (PFAM: tRNA synthetases class I (I, L, M and V); Anticodon-binding domain; Zinc finger found in FPG and IleRS~TIGRFAM: isoleucyl-tRNA synthetase) has product MSTPDNGTAPDYRATLNLPDTPFPMRGDLAKREPAWIRQWEEHGTYKQLRDARCGAPKFILHDGPPYANGAIHMGHAVNKVLKDMIVKARQLAGFDAMYVPGWDCHGLPIENAIEKKFGRNLSRDDMQAKSRAYATEQIALQMADFKRLGVLGDWEHRYATMDPANEAGEIRAFKRVIERGFVYRGLKPVYWCFDCGSSLAEFEIEYADKKSQTLDVGFLCAEPAKLAAAFGMASLDKDAFAVIWTTTAWTIPANQALNLNPALAYALVDTERGLLVLAATLVDKCLARYGLTGQIVATALGEKLGGIVFKHPLSAVDPGYDRGSPVYLADYATADDGTGLVHSSPAYGLDDFQSCVSHGMKTDEILNPVQGNGSYAADFPLFGGQNIWKAVPVIIQALKDAGRLFATDTITHSYPHCWRHKSPVIYRAAAQWFVRMDEGEGVFTQDKAPKTLRQMALAAIDATGFYPENGRARLRDMIANRPDWCISRQRSWGVPLPFFLHVDTGELHPRTMAILDQAADIVEQGGIEAWSRVTAQDILGAEDAPHYRKSSDILEVWFDSGSTFWHVLRGQHPEGWHREGPEADLYLEGHDQHRGWFHSSLLLACALYDRAPYRGLLTHGFTVDSQGRKMSKSLGNGIEPQKVSGTLGAEIIRLWVAASDYSGDIAGDDKILARVVDGYRRIRNTLRFLLANTSDFDVTKDAAPADQMLEIDRWALSRAAQFQAEVLKHYQVYEFHPVVAKLQVFCSEDLGAFYLDVLKDRLYTTAANSLARRSAQTALWQITQAMLRWMAPFLSFTAEEAWALLAPGQGSIFKQTYANFDAPDDALLAKWARVREIRETVNKAIEDLRSGGGVGSSLQANVVVSAAPADHALLHSLGDDLKFVFITSVAELATGDALAVRVSASSASKCERCWHWRDDVGQDSAHPGLCGRCVSNLYGSGEARRVA; this is encoded by the coding sequence ATGAGCACACCCGACAACGGCACCGCCCCCGACTACCGCGCCACGCTGAACCTGCCCGACACGCCCTTCCCGATGCGGGGCGACCTGGCCAAGCGCGAACCCGCGTGGATCCGCCAGTGGGAAGAACACGGCACTTACAAACAATTGCGCGACGCCCGCTGCGGCGCGCCCAAGTTCATCCTGCATGACGGTCCGCCCTATGCCAACGGCGCCATCCACATGGGCCATGCGGTGAACAAGGTGCTGAAGGACATGATCGTGAAGGCGCGCCAGTTGGCCGGTTTTGATGCGATGTACGTGCCGGGCTGGGACTGCCACGGCCTGCCCATTGAGAACGCGATCGAGAAAAAGTTCGGTCGAAATCTCAGCCGCGACGACATGCAGGCCAAAAGCCGCGCCTATGCCACCGAGCAGATCGCTCTGCAGATGGCCGACTTCAAGCGCCTGGGCGTGCTGGGCGACTGGGAACACCGCTATGCCACCATGGACCCGGCCAATGAAGCCGGCGAGATCCGCGCCTTCAAGCGCGTCATCGAACGCGGCTTCGTCTACCGCGGCTTGAAGCCCGTGTACTGGTGCTTCGACTGCGGCTCCTCGCTGGCCGAGTTCGAGATCGAGTACGCCGACAAGAAGAGCCAGACGCTGGACGTGGGCTTTCTGTGCGCCGAACCGGCCAAGCTGGCCGCGGCCTTCGGCATGGCATCGCTGGACAAGGACGCCTTCGCCGTCATCTGGACCACCACCGCCTGGACCATCCCGGCCAACCAGGCCTTGAACCTGAACCCGGCCCTGGCGTACGCCCTCGTGGACACCGAGCGCGGCCTGCTGGTGCTGGCCGCCACGCTGGTGGACAAGTGCCTGGCGCGCTACGGCCTCACCGGCCAGATCGTGGCCACCGCGCTGGGCGAGAAGTTGGGCGGCATCGTCTTCAAGCACCCGCTGAGCGCTGTGGACCCGGGCTACGACCGCGGCAGCCCGGTCTACCTGGCCGACTACGCCACCGCCGACGACGGCACCGGCCTCGTGCACAGCAGCCCGGCCTATGGCCTGGACGACTTCCAGTCCTGCGTCTCGCACGGCATGAAGACCGACGAGATCCTGAACCCGGTGCAGGGCAACGGCAGCTACGCCGCCGATTTCCCGCTGTTCGGCGGCCAGAACATCTGGAAGGCGGTGCCTGTCATCATCCAGGCCCTGAAGGACGCCGGCCGGCTGTTTGCCACCGACACCATCACCCACAGCTACCCGCACTGCTGGCGCCACAAAAGCCCGGTGATCTACCGCGCGGCGGCCCAGTGGTTCGTGCGCATGGACGAGGGCGAGGGCGTGTTCACCCAGGACAAGGCGCCCAAGACCCTGCGGCAGATGGCCCTGGCGGCCATCGACGCCACCGGCTTCTACCCCGAGAACGGCCGCGCCCGCCTGCGCGACATGATCGCCAACCGGCCCGACTGGTGCATCAGCCGCCAGCGCAGCTGGGGCGTGCCCCTGCCCTTCTTCCTGCATGTGGACACGGGCGAATTGCACCCGCGCACCATGGCGATCCTGGACCAGGCGGCCGACATCGTGGAACAAGGCGGCATCGAAGCCTGGAGCCGCGTGACGGCGCAGGACATCCTGGGCGCCGAAGACGCGCCGCACTACCGCAAGAGCAGCGACATCCTGGAGGTGTGGTTCGACTCCGGCAGCACCTTCTGGCACGTGCTGCGCGGCCAGCACCCCGAGGGTTGGCACCGCGAAGGCCCCGAGGCCGACCTGTACCTGGAAGGCCACGACCAGCACCGCGGCTGGTTCCACAGCTCGCTGCTGCTGGCCTGCGCGCTGTACGACCGTGCGCCCTACCGCGGCCTGCTCACCCACGGCTTCACGGTGGACAGCCAGGGCCGCAAGATGAGCAAGAGCCTGGGCAATGGCATCGAGCCGCAGAAGGTGAGCGGCACGCTGGGCGCCGAGATCATCCGCCTGTGGGTGGCGGCGTCCGACTACTCGGGCGACATCGCCGGCGACGACAAGATCCTGGCCCGCGTGGTGGACGGCTATCGGCGCATTCGCAACACCCTGCGCTTCCTGCTGGCCAACACCAGCGACTTCGACGTCACGAAGGACGCGGCGCCGGCGGACCAGATGCTGGAGATCGACCGCTGGGCACTGTCGCGCGCGGCGCAGTTCCAGGCCGAGGTGCTGAAGCACTACCAGGTGTACGAGTTCCACCCGGTGGTGGCCAAGCTGCAGGTGTTCTGCTCGGAAGACCTCGGGGCGTTCTACCTCGACGTGCTGAAGGACAGGCTGTACACCACCGCCGCCAACAGCCTGGCGCGGCGCAGCGCGCAGACGGCGCTGTGGCAGATCACGCAGGCCATGCTGCGCTGGATGGCGCCCTTCCTGAGCTTCACCGCCGAAGAGGCCTGGGCGCTGCTGGCGCCGGGCCAGGGCTCCATCTTCAAGCAGACCTACGCCAACTTCGACGCACCCGACGACGCGCTGCTGGCCAAGTGGGCCCGGGTGCGCGAGATCCGCGAGACCGTGAACAAGGCCATCGAGGACCTGCGCAGCGGCGGCGGGGTGGGCTCGTCGCTGCAGGCCAATGTGGTGGTCAGCGCCGCGCCGGCCGACCACGCGCTGCTGCACAGCCTGGGCGACGACCTGAAGTTCGTCTTCATCACGTCGGTGGCGGAACTGGCCACCGGCGATGCCTTGGCGGTACGGGTCAGCGCGTCGTCCGCCAGCAAGTGCGAACGCTGCTGGCACTGGCGCGATGATGTGGGGCAAGACAGCGCCCACCCTGGGCTGTGCGGGCGCTGCGTCAGCAACCTGTACGGCAGCGGTGAAGCCCGCCGGGTGGCCTGA
- a CDS encoding signal transduction histidine kinase (PFAM: Response regulator receiver domain; Histidine kinase-, DNA gyrase B-, and HSP90-like ATPase; His Kinase A (phosphoacceptor) domain), translated as MAPTHDDDLAQLARALGVPLDAERRERVAEEQLRMVLSHTRAGTLVATAFALLMALHLSPGPGPLALGSWIGAKLALALTRVGLWKARQRVVLPPDKPKWRRLIYGSLALDGTVFGVAGFWAMGQAEPTAALVAATLACISCVATFGLQVRLAATAAYVAPILVPTALALVLRGDDFGWVGGFGLLLLLGLTLVTARGAQKRLAANELLKLHAQSLLAEREAALALAQRQSAVKSQFVAKVSHELRTPLHGILGLTRLLLGQVREPEQISRVALIENSGTHLLALINDLLDVSRIESGQFHMHNEAFDLVAEVEKVVQVFAVRATDKGLTLGMDSALPRPCWVRGDPARLRQVLNNLLGNAVKFTQQGGITLRLKRPGAKDMVVIEVQDSGVGIAEADIGLIFQPFAQSARAAGQPAEGAGLGLTIAREIANGMGGEIAVRSQLGRGTTFEFSARLPPSAPAPANAAPSAPPPPPPAVVPAPAGPPSPGALPRQVLVAEDDDVNAMIVMAYLEALGVAARRVNNGLQAVEHATVPGQRPDLVLMDCRMPTLDGMAATRQIRQQEQQRGWPRLPVIALTATSAEVDRATCLAAGMDDFVSKPFTRDELMRALARFGPAAR; from the coding sequence TTGGCACCCACACACGACGACGATCTGGCCCAGTTGGCGCGAGCGCTGGGTGTGCCCCTGGACGCCGAACGGCGCGAGCGGGTGGCCGAGGAGCAGCTGCGCATGGTGCTGTCGCACACGCGCGCCGGCACCCTGGTGGCCACCGCCTTCGCCTTGCTGATGGCGCTGCACCTGTCCCCCGGGCCCGGCCCGCTGGCCCTGGGCAGTTGGATCGGCGCCAAGCTGGCCTTGGCCCTGACCCGCGTGGGCCTGTGGAAGGCGCGCCAGCGCGTGGTGCTGCCGCCGGACAAGCCGAAGTGGCGGCGCCTGATCTACGGTTCGCTGGCGCTGGACGGCACGGTCTTCGGCGTGGCCGGCTTCTGGGCCATGGGCCAGGCCGAGCCCACCGCCGCGCTGGTGGCCGCCACGCTGGCCTGCATCAGTTGCGTGGCCACCTTCGGGCTGCAGGTGCGGCTGGCGGCCACCGCGGCCTACGTGGCGCCCATCCTGGTGCCCACCGCCCTGGCCCTGGTGCTGCGCGGCGACGACTTCGGCTGGGTGGGCGGCTTCGGCTTGCTGCTGCTGCTGGGGCTGACGCTGGTCACCGCACGCGGTGCGCAGAAGCGCCTGGCTGCCAACGAACTGCTGAAGCTGCACGCCCAGTCGCTGCTGGCCGAGCGCGAAGCGGCTCTGGCGCTGGCCCAGCGCCAGAGCGCGGTGAAGTCGCAGTTCGTCGCGAAGGTGAGCCACGAACTGCGAACTCCGCTGCACGGCATCCTGGGCCTGACGCGCCTGCTGCTGGGCCAGGTGCGCGAGCCCGAGCAGATCAGCCGCGTGGCGCTGATCGAAAACTCCGGCACCCACCTGCTGGCGCTGATCAACGACCTGCTGGACGTCTCGCGCATCGAATCCGGCCAGTTCCACATGCACAACGAAGCCTTCGACCTGGTGGCCGAGGTGGAAAAGGTGGTGCAGGTGTTTGCGGTGCGGGCCACCGACAAGGGCCTCACCCTGGGCATGGACAGCGCGCTGCCGCGGCCCTGCTGGGTGCGGGGCGACCCCGCGCGGCTGCGGCAGGTGCTGAACAACCTGCTGGGCAACGCCGTGAAATTCACGCAGCAAGGCGGCATCACGCTGCGGCTGAAGCGGCCCGGTGCCAAGGACATGGTGGTCATCGAGGTGCAGGACAGCGGTGTGGGCATCGCCGAGGCCGACATCGGCCTGATCTTCCAGCCTTTCGCGCAGTCGGCCCGGGCCGCCGGCCAGCCGGCCGAAGGCGCCGGTCTGGGGCTGACCATCGCGCGCGAGATCGCGAACGGCATGGGTGGCGAGATCGCCGTGCGCAGCCAACTGGGCCGCGGCACCACCTTCGAGTTCAGTGCCCGCCTGCCGCCCAGCGCGCCGGCGCCCGCGAATGCGGCGCCCAGCGCGCCGCCGCCACCCCCACCCGCCGTGGTACCCGCCCCGGCAGGACCGCCCTCGCCCGGTGCCCTGCCGCGCCAGGTGCTGGTGGCCGAGGACGACGATGTGAACGCGATGATCGTGATGGCCTACCTGGAAGCCCTGGGCGTGGCCGCACGGCGGGTGAACAACGGCCTGCAGGCGGTGGAACACGCCACCGTGCCCGGCCAGCGACCCGACCTGGTGCTGATGGATTGCCGCATGCCCACGCTGGACGGCATGGCCGCCACACGCCAGATTCGCCAGCAGGAGCAGCAGCGCGGCTGGCCGCGTCTGCCCGTCATTGCGCTGACCGCCACCAGCGCCGAGGTGGACCGTGCCACCTGCCTGGCCGCCGGCATGGACGACTTTGTCTCCAAGCCCTTCACACGCGACGAACTGATGCGCGCCCTGGCCCGATTCGGACCCGCAGCGCGTTGA
- a CDS encoding lipoprotein signal peptidase (PFAM: Signal peptidase (SPase) II~TIGRFAM: lipoprotein signal peptidase), with protein sequence MAKSAASSSSSLVLWLGLAGVVILLDQFSKTVIIGQFRLHDSLTVTPWFNLVRWHNPGAAFSFLAWASGWQRWFFVVLGLVASGFIVWMLRTHPTQKLFCFSVSLVMGGALGNVIDRLVHGYVVDFIQLHHRGWVFPAFNLADSAITLGAVCLVLDELLRVRRGR encoded by the coding sequence ATGGCCAAAAGCGCTGCGTCCTCTTCGTCCTCTCTTGTCTTGTGGCTGGGCCTGGCCGGGGTGGTGATCCTGCTGGATCAGTTCAGCAAGACCGTGATCATCGGCCAGTTCCGTTTGCACGACAGCCTGACGGTCACCCCCTGGTTCAACCTGGTGCGCTGGCACAACCCCGGCGCGGCCTTCTCCTTCCTGGCCTGGGCCTCGGGCTGGCAGCGCTGGTTCTTCGTCGTGCTGGGGCTGGTGGCGTCGGGCTTCATCGTCTGGATGTTGCGCACCCACCCGACGCAGAAGCTGTTCTGCTTCTCGGTCAGCCTGGTGATGGGCGGCGCGCTGGGCAATGTGATCGACCGCCTGGTGCATGGCTACGTGGTGGACTTCATCCAGTTGCACCACCGCGGGTGGGTCTTCCCGGCCTTCAACCTGGCCGACAGCGCCATCACGCTGGGCGCGGTGTGCCTGGTGCTGGATGAACTGCTGCGCGTGCGGCGCGGCCGATAG